Proteins encoded together in one Camelina sativa cultivar DH55 chromosome 9, Cs, whole genome shotgun sequence window:
- the LOC104715931 gene encoding LOW QUALITY PROTEIN: B3 domain-containing protein At2g24670-like (The sequence of the model RefSeq protein was modified relative to this genomic sequence to represent the inferred CDS: deleted 2 bases in 1 codon): MLIEEEEVSKDVEAAETLLIMKSSKPTREEYRRLRLRMLNHAEWRRSFRRNESSSSTTIATGSSTVDMESMHKEEDLNDTRNLHNLPPRFPLKERKSKKAKGSTEPFKSQVRNPTPEWLIRLMREKNDGDEEDNSKKIIDKALTKTDVVANNNRLSIPISQIVELDFLNHAEELIIENDANRLPKVGVNAILLATYRTEVKEYIMRLKLWMMGDCPVYNLVTNWNQVVKDFSLESKDQISLWSFRSEDQLYFVIVPFSAE; this comes from the exons atgctgatcgaagaagaagaggtgtcTAAAGATGTAGAGGCTGCAGAAACATTACTGATTATGAAAAGCTCAAAGCCAACGAGGGAAGAGTATCGGAGACTTAGGTTACGTATGCTTAATCATGCGGAGTGGAGAAGGTCTTTTCGAAGAAACGAAAGCTCGAGCTCGACGACGATTGCTACTGGTTCTTCTACCGTCGACATGGAGTCTATGCATAAAGAAGAAGACCTTAATGACACTAGAAACTTACATAATCTCCCTCCTAGGTTTCCTCTCAAGGAACGGAAATCTAAGAAGGCAAAAGGCAGTACAGAACCTTTTAAG TCCCAGGTAAGAAACCCGACGCCAGAGTGGCTGATCAGGTTGATGAGAGAAAAGAACGATGGAGACGAGGAAGACAATTCAAAGAAGATTATAGATAAAGCATTGACCAAAACGGATGTGGTTGCAAACAACAATCGTCTCTCGATACCTATCAGCCAAATTGTGGAGTTGGATTTCTTGAACCACGCGGAAGAACTTATCATTGAAAATGATGCCAATAGGCTTCCTAAAGTAGGAGTAAACGCGATACTCTTGGCTACTTATCGAACTGAAGTTAAGGAATATATCATGAGACTGAAATTATGGATGATGGGGGACTGTCCTGTATACAATTTGGTTACAAATTGGAATCAAGTGGTTAAAGATTTCAGTCTAGAGAGTAAAGATCAGATCAGCCTCTGGTCTTTCCGCTCCGAAGACCAACTCTATTTCGTTATCGTTCCTTTCTCCGCCGAGTGA